Within Spinacia oleracea cultivar Varoflay chromosome 4, BTI_SOV_V1, whole genome shotgun sequence, the genomic segment TACTTAGATATCTCCTTATTTCGAAACCGTTACCTTTATAAACTTCATGCATATGGTAGATGTAATCTCAAGCTAATTGTGTCTTCGCAACACAAAAATACATTACTTAGCATTTTATATATAACCTCCGCATACAAGAATAAACACCTAATTTCACCACCCTTTTTCAATCAAACTAACAATATCCTTGATGTTTTTAGTAGAGTAGAAAACCTTAATTCCATGCACTCACTAGTTAAGGCTTAATTCGAGTTCATGGGCGAAGGAAGCTGAGGAGTAAAGGTGCTATAGAACATGATTCGGGTTCTAGTTtgatttaattaaaacaattggGAATTGGTTCAATATTGTTTTCATCCAGAAATTCGATTCAATTCAAACAATTGGGATAAAATTCTAACTTTCCTACATTGCAATTACACAAAATCAATTAACCAAACTTATCAAATTGTAGATGAAGAGTGTCGAGAATGATTGAATTGAGACAAAAAGGTTGTCTCTCGCAagtttttttagtttaaggtcCTTTTTCGCAATTTCTTTAAAGgttgtttctcgcaaaaaaaaggTTATATAAggtttttttggaaaatttgtcTTTGGTTTTTACGGGAAAAAATGTGAGGTTAACAAAACAGGCAAAGTCAATGCCGAAAATGAGTAGTCAACGTCGGAAAAGACAAAAATGTTGTCTCTCGcaaattttttttagtttaaggttgttttttgcaaatttttttaaaaaatgttaTTTCTCGCAAAAAATGAAATATGAAAGTGTTATAAAAGTAGATAGAAAGGGAGAGAAGGGAAGAGAGAAACAGGCAGTTATCATCTTATTCCCatcaatataatatgtacatatacatgtattatataggataaggatgtcaggggtataatgggcatccacaatacaatatatttataacactcccccttggatatCCATTATCTAAAATAATACAGTGGCCCTGTAATATATACATGAGGTGaagcctcattaaaaacctttctAGGAAAACCATATGGGATAAAAACCTAGTGAAGGAAAAGAGTACAACCCTCATCATAATACGCTTGGGATGTTGCctcgttaaaaaccttaccaggaaaacccaatgggacaaaatcatggttaagggaaaaaaagTGCAACGCGTATTTTCTCCCCCTGATGAATATATCACTTGAGATCTTCTAATTCAATGAATCTAATACCGTTGATAACTTTCCAAATGTAGCAACATGAAGCTCCTTGGAAGTTGATTCTCCAcagtttgagttgaattttcaaATCTTCACTTGTACTCGCTAGATGAGTATTTATATCACCAGACTTTTAAAAATAATAcctgaaataaatatattttcttgtacataatattacaaaatgtatccttaaatattggacatatataaaccttcttctggaggtcatAAATAGTATTAATCATCAATGTTGATCAAAATTTCTCTAGTCATACTTTCATGAcaatacatgataaataataatatcactgTCCAACTTAGAGTATAATGTGatttatggttcttctggaccataaaataaaactcaatgtaaggacactacatactcttatcttataattttgaatcaactcatatttCTATAAGAATTCTTCCGTGAATaaactaatatgtatatttcataattctcaagtactcaaactactggttgagaGGACATTTCAAAACCACTTTTCAAGAGTTTAGATAATATTTGATCAATGTTATGACATTCATATGTAAAACTTAAAGGGTtagatgtttaagaacatcatgtataagttcttcaggaacttttcttatttgcatgattcataacatgttattaaatcaacattatatatatacttaTTCCGCAACTATTCGTCCATTGGAGTAAGAAACTCCTCTTATAATATTCATAAAGTTGCAAATCCGTCTTACCATTCTTTGGATGCATATTCATATACGACATCATAATTgttttgaaacatgtaatatgaaattataacGGGATAATCTACATCATACcatgataaaacataaaaacaaactaaatgtatgatgaatgatgcatttacctattaaCTACACATATATATGAATGCAAGACCCAAATGCAAAACATTGTACATCGTGGATATTTTaaatccataacttgttggacttcaggtccattagctcatttgatcattataatgATGTCTACATCGTAATAGACATAGATTTACGATCCCTTATTCAAAatccattatttctcgcatatgcattatatttcggttccatcatctaccggtatcatcaaaattattcaacatatacattgcatgctattcatcaatgatatctgaatacttattcaataggtaccattcatcttttctcatgggccatctattatagttcagatatctatacaacttcaagggtatttcatacactatatattaatgatttttctttattttcaataatatcatcaactgcattatcttgcccttttcatataaataaatctatatctCAGCATTGTGTTGGAACcgtatatataatctacacttcaggtgcagagatttaaataaatattggcaagatCATTATagtaacatcgagcactatgaccATTATACACATTTATGCATCTGAACATGTAACAATTTAACATaatcaagtcatagatatttatgtccaaacataccTCGAGGACATACAGTTGGCATTTACACTTACTCATACGGGGATCGatatattatctttcaattttgccaacttattctagctcgtctccccctaagttgggaaaatattttcaatatattaTGGGGCATAAAATCTTTCACCAACTAATAATACACTTTTTAGCGTGAATTTTTAATAAATGTTTCATACTTTCGTTCTCTTCTGGAGATTAACATTGATCATGGGGAGTAGATACACTGTGCAGTTgtatatttttcatattttctcatttcgtGCTGATATATGATTGCCCCAATCAAGAGATTTACGATatttaaatcaatcacaaaacactTGTAAACTTCTTGGTGATCTTCAATACTATcatttttgatgaacttcgggtcacttactatcattgtgaacttcaagtcacctatcatatcattatacaagttttcaaagtaattaatatcacttgtatttattttctcaatcgattcattATAACCATTTCattgaaatacaactcaaccttatcattatgtcttgcctttgaatatatacaacatatgagggagtgtcagcacacaaacttttatttgacaagaattttcaaattctcatgaCGGGAACCAGGTTGACCTAAATTATCACATCATacgtatataatatcatataaaattTTTCGTTCGATAACTGCTGGTTATCTTCCCTAAGTGATCACTtactttaattaaaaaatactaTAATTTGGACATGTTTtgatgtgatataacgacacaaactggtgtctcATTTGTAATGGCAAGACAATTTAACAAAACTTATGGAAAGATAGCTTACActcttctggagtattcattgtaATTGTGGTACATATCAATTTCAAGACACATATTCATCTTTCTTCATCTTCAGGATGGTATAATAATATCATAAACTTGTACTCGtattcataaaaagaattaatGAAATATGAACAACACGTGTACCACTTTTACCATCATGTATCATTTTAATTCTTATATAACTATTTTGTAAAGTTAAAAGCTATCTTCCCCTGATTTTTGCATGTATTCCATTCTTAACTATTGTGGGAGCAATTTTGCCTACCCACAAAACGTATCTCTTCATAATCTATTATCATTATATATGAGAGACATTcttagacttttataacataaTGTCTAGTTATTTCTTCAATAAAAGGTGATCAAGCAATCAACCATATTCAAATAGTTGTACAAAACAACAACTAATATATCTACGCATGTAACATAAACACTTGAAATTTATGTCATATACGAATAAATCCGTATCAAAATGAGCATATACGCTATTTATTTAGAGGTTCTGACAATTTACCGTTATAGAGCATCATATGAAACAAAGTACGAACATCCTTCTTGATATTGCCAAAACAAAATCAGTTACAAAATCCAGAAACAATCCAGGGCTTCTTCCTCGGCATATCGGAGTTATTACCAACAATAAATtgggtaaaataaaataaacatttACATGATGGGATCTTAATCCACAAAACTTTTGCTAAACTCCATTAAATGCAAAACAAGTAATTATATAGCATGGTAATATTGCGCACCCAAATAAATTATTGCCAATGCACAAAATGAAACTCCATTAATTATAAGGCCGAACTCCATTAACGACCccaaaacaataaaatcatgtGTGGTCTATAACATAATTATATTATCAAAGAAAGATTAAAATTTGATGCAATCATATATACAcaaaaatagaataataaaACCAATGAAAAAGTTAGTTACCAAAATCAAGGAAACATGTGTGTGGCCATTaatgaagaacaaaaaaaaaaaacaagtaaaaCGCACTTACACAGTTAACCATATTCATCATTTGCAGATTTATCACCTATATCATCAAAACAAATTCGTGTTCTCCGTAACATGTAAACCAATTGACACAAAGAACAAACTTACATGGATATAGATGATTGTGATTGAGGGATGGTactctttgttatttttttcccttgttcaATCTCTTTGATTTCCGTCAGCGGTTTGCaatggtgctgataacgtgttatAAAAGTAGATAGAAAGGGAGAGAAGGGAAGAGAGAAACAGGCAGTTATCATCTTATTCCCatcaatataatatgtacatatacatgtattatataggataaggatgtcaggggtataatgggcatccacaatacaatatatttataacagaaagattatttttgcaaatttgtcTTTTTTAATACGAGGAAATACGAGGAAATACTTTGAAAAAATGTGTTGtcatttgaaaatatttttcattGTCATTTGCCCATTTGCTACTTAACAGCCGAAAGGATTTGAATTACCAAATTACCCTTAGATAATACCAAACCATCGAACCTGAAACAAGTTCCTCTCAGTAATGTAATCTTGTACCCTAGATaattcccccccccccattttctctctcctattccCTTCTCCATTCTCCCACAACTTCGAAGCTCGAAGTTTCTATTCACTCAAATCAAGCTACATATCCCTGATTTTCTTCTAATTTCAGGTTCTTCAGATTGTTTCCTTTCGCACTTAGATTTTTTGTagcttttctctctctaattatCTCGCAATATGTTGGTATAACTGCATTGATTAAGGTGCGTTTGTTGAACAattttatgtattttctttATTGATTTTGTTTGAATTAGAggttagttaattatatttatataataCTATGGTATCAGTGATGAACAACGATTTCGATTTGGAGAGAAATACAGTTTCTGCTTCAGAAGCTGAAGATTCTAGGGTTTCGGATGATGGGTATGTTGTTGATAATGTTAGGGATGAAGGGGTTAGTGATTCGCATTTGAATTCGGATGTTAAGTTTTCTTCTGGGAAGGATTTAGGTGCCCGGATAAGTGAAATTGATGAAAAGGGGGTTTTGGAGAGACCTGAATGGGAAATGGAGgaagttagggttttggttgGGGATGCGGACACGGGTTATCATGCGAATGGTGATTCAGGGAATTCACTGGGGAATGATGGGGTGGAGGGTGATGGAGAGATTGAGGTTAAGGTTCAGGAAATAGAGTCTAGAGATGGACAGGATGAAGGTGTGAGTCCCAAAGGGGGGTTTACTGGTAATTTTAATGGTGTTGGGCGTGTGGGTGTTCACAGAAAGAGGCGGAAGGCTGGTCGTAAAGATGAGGGCTCACAGATTGGTGAATTTAGGTTGGAGACTCGTGGTTATTTGCAAGGTTCAATGAGTGAACCTGTCAGTGCTAGTGATGAGGATGATGAAATGAGAGGTGGATTGGTTATGGATTCCAGGTTTGAAATGGGTGACATGGTTTGGGGCAAGGTGAAGTCTCATCCATGGTGGCCAGGTCATATGTTTAATGAAGCTTTTGCTACTTCTTCAGTTCGACGGACAAGGAGGCATGGGCAGTTGTTGGTTGCATTCTTTGGTGATAGTAGTTATGGGTGGTTTGACCCCACAGAACTTGTTCAATATGACCCTCATTTTGCAGAAAAATCGCAGCAGACGACTTCAAGGAATTTTGTTAGGGCTGTGGAGGAATCGATTGATGAGGCTAGTAGGAGGAGTGCTCTTGGTTTAAGCTGTTATTGTCGGAATCCAAATAACTTCCGCCCAGCAAATGTGCCTGGTTACATGGCTGTTGATGTTGTAGATTATGAACCTGGTGCCGTTTATTCTCTGAATCAAATTCGGAAGGCAAGAGATAGTTTCCGGCCTTTAGATGCTCTTTCATTCATAATGCAGTTGGCTGTGGCACCAATGAGTAGCGAAAGTAAGAACCTTGATTTTATTAAAAACAAAGCTACCACCCTTGCTTATCGTAGATCTGTATTCGAAGAGTTTGATGAGACGTATGCTCAAGCTTTTAATCAGCATCCGGCACGGTCTTCCCAGTTGCCAGCATTGCCTGATAAAGTGCCATCTCGAGGTATAACTGCCTTCAGCCTTCTTTCCTGAGGTTTatgtattatttttttctattttattgaCCTTTGATGTCTGGCTCTACAATTCTTTGTGGAGCTCTTAGTTGAAAATTTATCTTTCAGAACTCAAATAAGTAATTATTTATCTGGTAAATTTGTGTATGAATCCATAAACTGATGGAGGATTTTCAGGGTCCTGTATGGAACAATGGTACATTGATAAAATGATGTGGTTCCAAAATGTCTTTGTTCTTTGGGTCCGGAGAGTGTTTTTCTGGGGGCTTGATACTCTAGGGTTCCTTTTCTTTACCCCTTCAGTTGTATGGTAGTTTTATAACATTATACTGGTGAGCAGTGAAGTCCCCCCGGCGCACACAAATAGTGGCTGTTATGACGTGTGGTTTCCAGTAAAATCCTTTCTTTGCATACTGTATAAGAGCTATGAAGCACGGAGACGGCTAGGAATTAGTGTTTTGCCTTTTTGAAACCCCAGAAGAAGAAAAATACCTGGAAACGTATAAAAAATGGGTATGAGGGAAGAGCAACGTTTTCTGCTGATGTGGAAAATTAGATAAGTTTTGTAAACAGGCCCTGCCTTGCCAGGTTTCCAACTTCTAAAACATCATGAAATGTGGGGGAAACATACCCTACCCACCAACACCTATCTTTCTCTCCCATGAAATTCCTTCGAGAGCTACTTCTGATGGTCTTCTATAACTCCTGGTTTTCTTGAAAAATGGTTTTGGTAAGAAATTAAAAGTTGAGAAGACTGGGTGGGTGTATGGGGAAAGAGAAAAGttgaaaggaaaaaaagaaGGAAGGGGTAGATTGATAGAATGACGGGTCATTTAGTGGGTGGAGTTTTTTTAGTTATTTTCTAATTCTTATCAGGAAGTATATACTTTATATGTTGAGAGCAGGTAGAGTTATCAGGGAAAAGATGATTAGCTtagcttttttttctttctttcactAAAATGATGTAACttagaataaaaataataaacttaTTTCAGATGTTTCTACCTCTGTCTTCTTGTTTTTGTAATCCTTGTTCCATTTCAGTGCTACTTACCTTAGCAATTGGAGGCACTTGAATGCCCTATATGTTGGGACAAGAATCCTTCAAGCCTTGTACTGTCCCAGTTTTTTACATACTTTTTAAGGCTGAGCTTTCGGCAACTATCCTTATGTTTTGTTAATTAGATATAATTGAATTATCAATGTGCCTTGCCGGCTGGTAGATGCAAATGAGTGGTAATTACAGCAAATGATCGGTCACCGTAAGGCATTAAagacttacaaattttacatcTTAGTTCCAccttttgtaattgtaattgacTGGGTGAATGATGAAGCCCTTTGTCAAGAAATTTCAATTAGAAATGATGTAGTTGCATATGCTTTTGCATGTCATCTAGTATCACCTAATCCCTGCAAAGAAGGATATTAACATGTCTGCTGATGTATGATGTCTGAAATATTCTGTAATTCAAACTCAATTGGATTTTACTCTTTTTCGAGTATCACCTCTGTTAGGCCGGGTATACCTCCTTTTATAAATTATTGCTTATTGGAACTTCTTGTCTTTGGGCACGCTTGAGTTACGGAGTGCTAATAATGATAATAGTATTATCATTACCTTTCCAGCATAAATCATAATGTGAAATTAGTAAAATCAGTTTAACTTGGCATGGCTACTTGAATCTTACATTGAAAAAAGGCAGATGGGAAGGGGTGATATAAAAGTAGGCACTGTAGTTAACTTATTTGTTACCTCTTGCTCAATCTAGGTTTTTTCTTGCGTAGCATGCTACATAAGATGAAAGTTTTGAGGAAGATATCATTAAATAGCCGAGACGCCCAAGAGTTTGGTAATTCCAAAAATATCGAGATGACATCTTCTTGTGATGAAGTCAGGTTCACAACTTTTGGATTATTTTGGCTAATATGTTGAAAGAGCTCTTGTTAGTGGCTTAGTGTACCTATCATTTGCAAAGTTCAAGTTCTGATGTTACAGTTTTTTGCTTGATGTACTTTTAGTTAGCAGAAGAAGTGTTAATTAGATAGATAAGAGTATTTTTATTAAAGGGCTAATGAAGTACAAGGAGCTGTAGAACAACATGAAAATGAAAGACTGGAATGTCAATCTAAACTTGAAGAAACTAAATCTCATTGAAAACTAACTGTGATTCCTCTTTATCAATGGAAAATTGTCCCACACAGTGTTTATGTAAATAATTGGTCTGAACTCTAGTAACTGTGATTCCTATTCACCTCCGTTTATGTAAATAATTGGTCTGAACTCTGGTAGCTGCAAAACTTGATTCACTTACTGCTTTGCCCATATCATTGTTAAAAAGCAATGACTTGGAGTGAATATAATGTCACAAAGTTTTCTGGGCTCTTTGCATGTAAAAGTGGAGGTTAGGAATTTATTTTAGTCAGATCAGGTTTTGTGTAGGAGCTATGTAATTTAAGTATGTTATTTATTGAGTATAGTCAAAATGCAGGACCTGACATGTGTATTCAAATAATTACAATGATGATGGTggtacttttcttgtttttcatTATACTAGCTACTACGCGTTGTGAGCTAATAAACTTGTTGCAAGTCTGATATTCTTTGTGGTACAGTTGTACAGCACTACAGCCAACATGATGCAAGTCTAATACTTAGTACTTAATTGTGGTACAGCTAACATGAATACATGATGCAAATAAAGGGAAGAACTTTTGAGAGAAAGGATTTAGAAACTCTAAATAGATATACAGTAACTACACGCTAGGTTTTGTTTAGGTGCCTGTTATGAGATCAACATAGGTTATATTGCTCATAGGAGTTATAAGTTTAAGTTCCCTTACTTTTATTGCTCTACTGGCAACCCCTGCTCATGCCTTTCACAGATGTGGCCTTATGTGCTTTCTAAGTTTTAGTGTCACGTGTTTCTGTTGGTGAATATGTCAACAATAGGTACTTCGTtccctcaaaaaataaaataataggtACTTCGTATATAAATTAGTATCCCATATCATCAGTTGAATCATTTAGCTGTTTTGAATCTCTTGAGGCTTTCTGCTTCTGTTTGTCTGCTATGTCAACCTTATACAAGTATATTTTTAGGAAATCTAGAGTCATCTATTAAATCTCGTGTTTTATCCAGGGTTGCTGACTTAATCTGTTGGACTGATGTTCTGACTTGTGTTTTTGCTTTGTCCAGCTCCTTTGAGTGGCCCGTTAGTCATGGCAGATACTCTCGGCGGTCGAAAGAGTTCCACTAAAGCTTCAAAAACAAAGGAGCTGTCCAAAAAGGAAAGATACCTTTTTAAGCGCCGAGATGAAGCTGGTGACTTGAGGACAACAAAGACCACGCAAGGTCATGCAAGCTCCTCTTTGTCTGTTGCGGACGAGGATGGACCATCTGATACGACTGCAGCTACTTTTGTGTTCCAGAAAAGGGATTTAGCTGTCCAAGACGATGATCTGGCTCATGTTGGGACCACAAAAGATGCTTTAACAGGCAAGGATTTCTCATTTACTTATCTTGCCTGATAGGGAATTGGATGATATTGGCGTTGTGTAACATTTGATATTCTGTTCTGCAGGTCTTGGTGTGATGGTTCCTTCTGGGTCACGAGAATGGGATTCTAGGGCTATGGTGACAGCTGATGTAGGCGATGTGAATGATAAGGTTTCAGACAAGCATGTCAACAGACTTAGTTCTAATGATGCAGGCCATCTTGGTGTGAGAGATGGCatgataaagaaaaagaaaaaagctgCTAAACGCCCTGCACGGGAACTGAACTCTGAGAAATCTGATCTGCCGGAGAAGAAGATCAAGAAAATTAGGAAATTAGATGGTAAAATGAGCATAGACCATGTTGAGAGAGATACAGTACAATCTGCTGGGATGCCTACCGATATTGCTGCCTCATTTAGAGAGGACTCTCAAGCAAGTCAGGGGAGGAAGGACAATGAAGGTATCAGTTCTGTTTCTTCGCAAGTGGGGTTGGTGTCATCAGGAGAAGCTAAAGCCAAGGATCCCGAACTGTTACAGTTGTTGGCTGATTTGCGATGTCTTGCCCTGAACCCTGCGCATGGCATGGAAAGGAATGGACCTGCAATTACACGTCAGTTTTTCTTGAAATTTCGGTCGACTTTTTTCCAGAAGAGCTCAAGTGTTTCAGCTTCTGCTGAATCTGAAATCAGGGAGGATCTGGACATCAAATCTACCCCTGCTTCTGAATCTGCTGAGAAACTTTCAGCTGGGAACGGTAAAGGATCTTCTGTAAAACTGCAGAAGCTCTCAGCCAGACACGAAGATCCCATAAAAGGGCGGAAACGGATGCCATCTGAGCGTCAGGAGGAAAAGGCTGCAAAGAAGGCCAAGAAAATAACTGAAGCAAAATCCCTGAGTTCTGAAAAGCGTGCCCTAAAGAACCCAGAGACGCAGCAACGGGCTGAGGGAAAAGCTAAGGGTGCTGCAGCACAAAGCCCGCAGTCAAAACCCATAAAGTCAGAGCAGCGTCAGAAGAAAGTGGACCGTCCTCCTAAGGTTGAGGATCCGACATATCTGATTATGAAGTTCCCGTCTGGCTCCTCCCTTCCTTCATTGGTAGAGCTGAAGGCAAGATTTGCCCGATTTGGCCAACTGGACACATCTCTCAGCCGGGTCTTCTACAAAACAAACACTTGCCGAGTTGCTTTCCTCTATGAACAAGACGCGAGAATTGCTTGTCGATATGCCATGGGAAGCAAATCTTTGTTTTCAAATGTGAAGTTTGTGGTGAGGCCGGTGGCAGCACCTGAACCTCAGCAGCTGAGCAGCGGCAGGGTAGAAGACATGCAGAGTGAGTCTGCAGCAAACAGAGAATCATCAACAATAGAGTCAAAACCTGTGGTCCCCACTACAACGGTAAAGCAGCCGGTGCAGCAGCTGAAGTCCTGCTTGAAGAAGCCTTCTGGAGGCGACGAGACTGGTGGGCCTGGGCCCAACAATGGTGCAAGAACAGCCCGGGTGAGATTCAACATGGGTGAGGTGAAAGGTGGTAGTACTGATAATATGGGAGGTGGTGTTGAAGGCCAAAAGATGGAGTCTAGGAATTTGATGTTGTCATCATCTTATGAAGGTCCTTCATCATCTTCATCGTCGTCTATTGCTATGGATGTTAGTAACAATCAAAGGTTCACAGTTTCTTCACATCCATTGCAACCCCCTGTTCTCCCCCACCCTCCCCAGTTTATAAGGGCTCCAATAAATCACCTACATCATCACATGATAGAATTATCCCCAAGAAATAATTTGCATGATAATCCAAGGCTGGAAAATCAAGCACCACCACAACCCACCAGAGACGTCTCACAGCAGATGATGGACCTCTTAACAAGGTGCCATGATGTGGTGACCAACGTTAAGAGCATGCTAGGCTATGTGCCCTATCATTCTCTTTGAGAAAATGGTGATATGGTGCACATATATTTCTTGAGAAATGCGTTGGACGGTTGGACCACCCCATCATCAAAAAAGACCCACCTTTCCAGCAGGGGACTGATACACGCCGGATTTGCAt encodes:
- the LOC110786905 gene encoding PWWP domain-containing protein 1 isoform X1 — its product is MVSVMNNDFDLERNTVSASEAEDSRVSDDGYVVDNVRDEGVSDSHLNSDVKFSSGKDLGARISEIDEKGVLERPEWEMEEVRVLVGDADTGYHANGDSGNSLGNDGVEGDGEIEVKVQEIESRDGQDEGVSPKGGFTGNFNGVGRVGVHRKRRKAGRKDEGSQIGEFRLETRGYLQGSMSEPVSASDEDDEMRGGLVMDSRFEMGDMVWGKVKSHPWWPGHMFNEAFATSSVRRTRRHGQLLVAFFGDSSYGWFDPTELVQYDPHFAEKSQQTTSRNFVRAVEESIDEASRRSALGLSCYCRNPNNFRPANVPGYMAVDVVDYEPGAVYSLNQIRKARDSFRPLDALSFIMQLAVAPMSSESKNLDFIKNKATTLAYRRSVFEEFDETYAQAFNQHPARSSQLPALPDKVPSRAPLSGPLVMADTLGGRKSSTKASKTKELSKKERYLFKRRDEAGDLRTTKTTQGHASSSLSVADEDGPSDTTAATFVFQKRDLAVQDDDLAHVGTTKDALTGLGVMVPSGSREWDSRAMVTADVGDVNDKVSDKHVNRLSSNDAGHLGVRDGMIKKKKKAAKRPARELNSEKSDLPEKKIKKIRKLDGKMSIDHVERDTVQSAGMPTDIAASFREDSQASQGRKDNEGISSVSSQVGLVSSGEAKAKDPELLQLLADLRCLALNPAHGMERNGPAITRQFFLKFRSTFFQKSSSVSASAESEIREDLDIKSTPASESAEKLSAGNGKGSSVKLQKLSARHEDPIKGRKRMPSERQEEKAAKKAKKITEAKSLSSEKRALKNPETQQRAEGKAKGAAAQSPQSKPIKSEQRQKKVDRPPKVEDPTYLIMKFPSGSSLPSLVELKARFARFGQLDTSLSRVFYKTNTCRVAFLYEQDARIACRYAMGSKSLFSNVKFVVRPVAAPEPQQLSSGRVEDMQSESAANRESSTIESKPVVPTTTVKQPVQQLKSCLKKPSGGDETGGPGPNNGARTARVRFNMGEVKGGSTDNMGGGVEGQKMESRNLMLSSSYEGPSSSSSSSIAMDVSNNQRFTVSSHPLQPPVLPHPPQFIRAPINHLHHHMIELSPRNNLHDNPRLENQAPPQPTRDVSQQMMDLLTRCHDVVTNVKSMLGYVPYHSL
- the LOC110786905 gene encoding PWWP domain-containing protein 1 isoform X2, with translation MNNDFDLERNTVSASEAEDSRVSDDGYVVDNVRDEGVSDSHLNSDVKFSSGKDLGARISEIDEKGVLERPEWEMEEVRVLVGDADTGYHANGDSGNSLGNDGVEGDGEIEVKVQEIESRDGQDEGVSPKGGFTGNFNGVGRVGVHRKRRKAGRKDEGSQIGEFRLETRGYLQGSMSEPVSASDEDDEMRGGLVMDSRFEMGDMVWGKVKSHPWWPGHMFNEAFATSSVRRTRRHGQLLVAFFGDSSYGWFDPTELVQYDPHFAEKSQQTTSRNFVRAVEESIDEASRRSALGLSCYCRNPNNFRPANVPGYMAVDVVDYEPGAVYSLNQIRKARDSFRPLDALSFIMQLAVAPMSSESKNLDFIKNKATTLAYRRSVFEEFDETYAQAFNQHPARSSQLPALPDKVPSRAPLSGPLVMADTLGGRKSSTKASKTKELSKKERYLFKRRDEAGDLRTTKTTQGHASSSLSVADEDGPSDTTAATFVFQKRDLAVQDDDLAHVGTTKDALTGLGVMVPSGSREWDSRAMVTADVGDVNDKVSDKHVNRLSSNDAGHLGVRDGMIKKKKKAAKRPARELNSEKSDLPEKKIKKIRKLDGKMSIDHVERDTVQSAGMPTDIAASFREDSQASQGRKDNEGISSVSSQVGLVSSGEAKAKDPELLQLLADLRCLALNPAHGMERNGPAITRQFFLKFRSTFFQKSSSVSASAESEIREDLDIKSTPASESAEKLSAGNGKGSSVKLQKLSARHEDPIKGRKRMPSERQEEKAAKKAKKITEAKSLSSEKRALKNPETQQRAEGKAKGAAAQSPQSKPIKSEQRQKKVDRPPKVEDPTYLIMKFPSGSSLPSLVELKARFARFGQLDTSLSRVFYKTNTCRVAFLYEQDARIACRYAMGSKSLFSNVKFVVRPVAAPEPQQLSSGRVEDMQSESAANRESSTIESKPVVPTTTVKQPVQQLKSCLKKPSGGDETGGPGPNNGARTARVRFNMGEVKGGSTDNMGGGVEGQKMESRNLMLSSSYEGPSSSSSSSIAMDVSNNQRFTVSSHPLQPPVLPHPPQFIRAPINHLHHHMIELSPRNNLHDNPRLENQAPPQPTRDVSQQMMDLLTRCHDVVTNVKSMLGYVPYHSL